In the genome of Paracoccus tegillarcae, one region contains:
- a CDS encoding ABC transporter ATP-binding protein, which yields MSLELKNIVKSVDGRTHIHTTSLTLQPGSMNVLLGPTLAGKTTLMRLMAGLDKPTEGRVMWNGEDVTGQRVQDRKVAMVYQQFINYPSMSVYENVASPLRLMGVAKDEIDRRVRETAEMMRLTPMLDRKPLELSGGQQQRCALARALVKGAGLVLLDEPLANLDYKLREELRAEIPRIFEESGAIFVYATTEPEEALLLGGHTATLWEGRVTQFGPTPQVYRTPQDATTARVFSDPPMNFKRVTVRGGTTAIDGAEWSVDLPDGDYQAGFRPAHLTLHDRAGALPLQTTLNVTEITGAETFLHLHHGDDRWVGLVEGVHTPDHGTPLTVWVDPAHIYLFGTDGALARPAPYAAAA from the coding sequence ATGAGCCTGGAGCTGAAAAATATCGTGAAATCGGTGGATGGGCGGACGCATATCCACACCACCAGCCTGACGCTGCAACCGGGCAGCATGAATGTGCTGCTGGGCCCGACGCTGGCGGGCAAGACGACCCTGATGCGTCTGATGGCCGGTCTGGACAAGCCGACCGAGGGCCGCGTGATGTGGAACGGTGAGGATGTGACCGGCCAGCGCGTTCAGGACCGCAAGGTCGCGATGGTCTACCAGCAATTCATCAACTACCCCTCGATGAGTGTGTACGAAAACGTCGCATCGCCTCTGCGGCTGATGGGCGTGGCCAAGGACGAAATCGACCGCCGCGTCCGCGAAACGGCCGAGATGATGCGGCTGACACCGATGCTGGATCGCAAGCCGCTGGAACTGTCAGGTGGCCAGCAACAGCGCTGCGCCTTGGCCCGCGCGCTGGTCAAGGGCGCCGGGCTGGTGCTGCTGGACGAACCGCTGGCTAATCTGGACTACAAACTGCGCGAGGAACTGCGCGCCGAGATCCCGCGCATCTTTGAGGAATCTGGCGCGATCTTCGTTTACGCCACAACCGAACCCGAAGAAGCGCTGCTGTTGGGCGGGCATACCGCGACCCTGTGGGAGGGCCGGGTAACGCAGTTCGGCCCGACGCCTCAGGTCTATCGCACACCTCAGGATGCCACGACGGCGCGGGTGTTTAGCGATCCGCCGATGAATTTCAAACGGGTCACGGTGCGCGGTGGCACAACCGCGATTGACGGGGCCGAATGGTCGGTCGATCTGCCGGACGGTGATTATCAGGCCGGATTCCGTCCTGCGCATCTGACGCTGCATGACCGCGCCGGCGCCCTGCCGCTGCAAACCACGCTGAACGTGACCGAGATCACCGGCGCCGAGACCTTCCTGCATCTGCATCATGGTGACGACCGTTGGGTCGGTCTGGTCGAGGGCGTGCACACGCCCGACCACGGCACACCGCTGACGGTCTGGGTTGATCCCGCGCATATCTATCTGTTCGGCACCGATGGCGCGCTGGCGCGACCCGCGCCCTATGCGGCGGCGGCCTGA
- a CDS encoding ABC transporter ATP-binding protein: MAKITLENLAHSYLPNPTRDEDWALKSMTMAWDDGGAYALLGSSGCGKSTLLNIISGLLRPSQGRILFGDQDVTGLPTLDRNIAQVFQFPVVYDTMSVRDNLAFPLRNRGMAEAQVATRVAEVAEMIGMADMLDRRARGLTADAKQKISLGRGMVRQDVNAILFDEPLTVIDPHMKWELRTQLKDLHRRFGHTMIYVTHDQTEALTFADQVMVMYDGRVVQAGTPQALFDAPEHTFVGYFIGSPGMNLLDAQVEGATARIAGASVPLANGYGALAGKVQIGIRPEFMRLSNQGQGVPFRIKRVEDVGHHRIVRGQVEGQEVNVIVPEGQPIPEATDSVIPDPAHIHVYVDDWRVDPAQAERAA; the protein is encoded by the coding sequence ATGGCAAAGATCACACTGGAAAACCTGGCCCATTCCTATCTGCCCAACCCGACGCGGGACGAAGACTGGGCGTTGAAATCCATGACCATGGCCTGGGACGATGGCGGGGCCTATGCGCTGCTTGGCAGTTCGGGCTGTGGGAAATCGACCCTGCTGAATATCATTTCGGGCCTTTTGAGGCCCTCGCAGGGCCGTATCCTGTTCGGCGATCAGGACGTGACCGGATTGCCCACGTTGGATCGCAACATCGCTCAGGTTTTCCAGTTTCCGGTGGTCTATGACACCATGTCCGTGCGCGACAATCTGGCGTTCCCGCTGCGCAATCGCGGCATGGCCGAGGCGCAGGTCGCAACACGGGTGGCCGAGGTGGCCGAGATGATCGGAATGGCCGATATGCTGGATCGGCGCGCCCGCGGGCTGACCGCCGATGCCAAGCAAAAGATCAGCCTTGGCCGCGGCATGGTGCGGCAGGATGTGAACGCGATCCTGTTTGATGAACCGCTGACGGTGATTGATCCACATATGAAATGGGAATTGCGCACCCAGTTGAAAGACCTGCACCGGCGCTTCGGTCACACGATGATCTATGTGACCCATGACCAGACCGAGGCGCTGACCTTCGCCGATCAGGTCATGGTCATGTATGATGGCCGGGTGGTGCAGGCGGGCACCCCTCAGGCGTTGTTCGACGCGCCGGAACATACGTTCGTCGGCTATTTCATCGGCTCGCCCGGCATGAACCTGCTGGATGCGCAGGTCGAGGGCGCAACGGCCCGGATCGCAGGTGCGTCCGTGCCGTTGGCCAATGGCTATGGCGCGCTGGCGGGCAAGGTGCAAATCGGCATCCGGCCAGAATTCATGCGCCTCAGCAATCAGGGCCAAGGCGTTCCCTTCCGGATCAAGCGGGTCGAGGATGTGGGCCACCACCGCATCGTGCGTGGTCAGGTCGAGGGGCAGGAGGTCAACGTGATTGTTCCCGAAGGCCAGCCGATCCCCGAGGCCACCGACAGCGTTATCCCCGACCCCGCGCATATCCATGTCTATGTCGATGATTGGCGGGTTGACCCCGCGCAAGCCGAGAGGGCCGCCTGA
- a CDS encoding carbohydrate ABC transporter permease, whose product MDKPVNNRAWFLVLPVLALVGFSAVLPLMTVVNYSVQDTFGNNQFFWAGLEWFQETISSDRIRAALGRQLLFSGIILLIEIPLGIFIALNMPKKGFWASFCLVFMALPLLIPWNVVGTIWQVFGRVDIGLLGYTLTKLGIDYNYVNDAVDAWVTVIVMDVWHWTSLVALLCYAGLQSIPDAYYQAAKIDQASRWKVFRYIELPKMQGVLLIAVLLRFMDSFMIYTEPFVVTGGGPGNATTFLSIDLVKMAVGQFDLGPAAAFSLIYFLVILLISFVFYTVMTKEQETL is encoded by the coding sequence ATGGATAAACCCGTCAACAACCGCGCATGGTTTCTGGTGCTGCCCGTGCTGGCGCTGGTCGGATTTTCGGCGGTGCTGCCGTTGATGACCGTTGTGAATTATTCAGTGCAGGACACGTTCGGCAACAACCAGTTCTTCTGGGCCGGGCTGGAGTGGTTTCAGGAAACCATCAGCTCTGACCGCATCCGCGCCGCATTGGGGCGGCAGTTGCTGTTTTCTGGCATCATCCTGCTGATCGAGATCCCGCTTGGGATCTTTATCGCGCTGAACATGCCGAAAAAGGGTTTTTGGGCCAGCTTTTGCCTTGTCTTCATGGCATTGCCGCTGCTGATCCCGTGGAACGTGGTCGGCACCATCTGGCAGGTCTTTGGCCGCGTCGATATCGGTCTGCTGGGCTATACGCTGACCAAGCTGGGCATCGACTATAATTACGTCAACGACGCGGTGGATGCGTGGGTGACGGTCATCGTCATGGATGTCTGGCACTGGACCAGCCTTGTCGCGCTGCTGTGCTATGCCGGGCTGCAATCCATTCCTGACGCCTATTATCAGGCCGCCAAAATCGACCAGGCCAGCCGTTGGAAGGTGTTCCGCTATATCGAGCTGCCCAAGATGCAAGGCGTGCTGCTAATCGCCGTGTTGCTGCGCTTTATGGACAGCTTCATGATCTATACCGAGCCCTTCGTGGTCACCGGCGGCGGGCCCGGCAATGCCACCACTTTCCTGTCCATCGACCTTGTGAAGATGGCCGTGGGTCAGTTCGACCTTGGCCCGGCGGCGGCGTTCAGCCTGATCTACTTCCTTGTGATCCTGCTGATCTCGTTCGTCTTCTACACCGTCATGACCAAAGAACAGGAGACGCTGTAA
- a CDS encoding carbohydrate ABC transporter permease, translated as MAAVAESKGRGSALVMALYLLFLMLPIYWLLTMSLKTNTEILGQFSLWPRNPTLANYKVILTDPSWYMGYVNSMIYVVMNTVISISVALPAAYAFSRYRFLGDKHLFFWLLTNRMAPAAVFALPFFQLYSSIGLFDTHIAVALAHCLFNVPLAVWILEGFMSGVPREIDETAYIDGYSFPRFFVKIFMPLIASGIGVAAFFCFMFSWVELLLSRTLTSVNAKPIAATMTRTVSASGMDWGVLAAAGILTIIPGALVIYFVRNYIAKGFALGRV; from the coding sequence ATGGCCGCTGTTGCCGAATCCAAAGGCCGTGGGTCCGCCCTTGTCATGGCGCTGTATCTGCTGTTCCTGATGCTGCCGATCTATTGGCTGCTGACCATGAGCCTCAAGACGAACACCGAGATCCTGGGCCAGTTCAGCCTGTGGCCGCGCAATCCGACGCTGGCAAATTACAAGGTCATCCTGACCGATCCCAGTTGGTATATGGGTTACGTCAACAGCATGATCTATGTGGTGATGAACACCGTCATCTCGATCAGTGTGGCGCTGCCCGCCGCCTATGCCTTCAGCCGCTATCGCTTTCTGGGCGACAAGCATCTGTTCTTCTGGCTGCTGACCAACCGCATGGCCCCCGCGGCGGTTTTTGCGCTGCCCTTCTTTCAGCTTTATTCTTCCATCGGGTTGTTCGACACGCATATCGCCGTGGCGCTGGCGCATTGCCTGTTCAATGTGCCGCTGGCCGTCTGGATTCTGGAAGGCTTCATGTCCGGCGTCCCGCGCGAGATCGACGAGACCGCCTATATCGACGGCTATTCCTTCCCGCGCTTCTTCGTCAAAATCTTCATGCCGCTGATCGCCTCGGGCATCGGGGTGGCGGCGTTCTTCTGCTTCATGTTCTCATGGGTGGAACTGCTGCTGTCGCGCACGCTGACCTCGGTCAACGCCAAACCCATCGCCGCGACGATGACCCGCACGGTCAGCGCCTCGGGGATGGATTGGGGCGTGCTGGCCGCCGCCGGTATCCTGACGATCATTCCGGGCGCTTTGGTGATCTATTTCGTCCGCAACTACATCGCCAAGGGCTTTGCCCTGGGGAGGGTGTAA
- a CDS encoding DUF2160 domain-containing protein: MRDEAKDWTGSLNPGGWMAWTFPSALFFTIIAGLLILFTWLAIRFPETPRKGILGIMSTRGDRLFISLLGSAFICLIWLGLVGAPVWGGLVVALIYAAAVFRWV, encoded by the coding sequence ATGCGTGATGAGGCGAAGGACTGGACAGGCAGCCTCAACCCTGGCGGCTGGATGGCGTGGACCTTTCCAAGTGCGCTGTTCTTTACCATCATCGCAGGTCTGCTGATCCTGTTCACATGGCTTGCGATTCGCTTCCCCGAAACGCCGCGCAAGGGCATTCTGGGGATCATGTCGACACGCGGCGACCGGCTGTTCATCAGTTTGCTGGGCAGCGCCTTTATCTGTCTGATCTGGCTGGGCCTTGTGGGCGCGCCGGTCTGGGGCGGGCTGGTCGTCGCATTGATTTACGCCGCAGCGGTGTTTCGCTGGGTGTGA